In the Rhododendron vialii isolate Sample 1 chromosome 2a, ASM3025357v1 genome, AACAAATTGCAAACGTTGAAAGTTCTCCAAAAGTTACCCACAACTAGTCTCCTCCAAACTCATCCAGAAAAGCCTTGAGATTCTCATTTGAAGATCCACCTTCCTTCACGGCTTTTATAGCCGAATCCTTCCATTTTTTAGCATTTCTCCTCATTTCCTCCCCTATCTCCTCACCCCCCATGACAATCTCTATACACCTCTTAACCTCACCACTCGTAACTATTCCTTCTTCATTTTTCGTCACTCTCACGCCAATCCTCCACATGTCCGCCATCATCCTCGCGTTCGTCCCTTGATCCGACCAATGAGGAAATGCCACCAACGGTACCCCGGTCGCCAAGCTCTCCAGCGTGGAATTCCATCCGCAATGCGTGACGAAACATCCTAAGGAAGGGTGCGATAGAACTTCTAATTGAGAACACCAAGGCACTATCTTCCCTTGCTGTTCTAGCTCTTCCATGCAACTTAGCCtgtcttcttccttttcttcttctctattCTCTTTTGCTCTTATCACCCACAAAAACGGACGACCGGTTCCCAACAAACCGCGGGCTACCTCTTCCATTTGCTCCTTTTGAACATTCAACATGGTTCCAAATGATACGTAGACGACCGATGATTCGGGTTTTGAGTTCAGCCATTCGGTATAGTCCTTCGTTTTCTGAAAGAGGTCTCCTCTGAACGAATTATCTAAAGGATCTCTTCCGCCCAAGAAAGCCGACGGAATTAATGGCCCAATGGCAATCAGATTGTACTTTTCAATCACTTTCAAAGCCTCAGGCTCTAACGCATTGAAGGTGTTTACAAGGATTGTAGGGGTAGTTTCGGAATCATCAAGCGTGTCTATAAGCTCTTTGAATATCTGCAGAGAGGCGCGGTCAGAGGTTGAAGAAACCATAAAAGTGGGAAGGTCACGGGCATGGAGTGGTGGCAATCCCGGTAATTCAACGGACCATGAGGGGTCATTGCTGCTTTTGGCGATGGCCTCCTCATAGCCattgaagtagtagtagtagataCCCAAAACTGCGGCTGGTTGAATCCAAAGAAGCGACGAGGGGACGCAATAGTCACGCGCCACCTTTGCCGCCcaaggaaagagaaaattgTAGACCAAGCACGTAACCGGACAACCTTCTTTGGCACTAGTCGCGATGATATCTCTAAACCTTTCAGAGCTGTTACTTCTGGTTTCGGAAAATAAGTTACTCCCATCGTCTCCCGACTTTCGCCCCCCATCGCGACCATCGGAATAGGGGGCAAACTTCAGCCCGTCGGGGGTTTCGATACCGTTCGTGGAAATGCGACGTTGAGCGGACACGCTGGTGACAAAAGTGACCTGCACGCCGCGCCGAACAAGGTACTTGGCGAATTGAAGACTTGGGTTGATGTGGCCTTGTGCCGGATAAGACACgaggaggaagtggtggtgcgCCATAGCTATATGGCGGCGCGTGGGGCAGATTCAGGCGGTTTTATGTACTCTTTGATGCAAGAGAAGATGATAATGAGAATTGTGCTTGTGAATATTTGTTGGCGAGTGTATAGATATATATTATCGGTTCCTCTATAGGCAGCCTAGTTGGCTGATGATGGTCTCCTGCACGCCCCAAAAAGGGTTGTACTTCCGCCCAATTTCAAAGCATTGCTAGCCTTTTCCTCCCGCGTGATTGACTGATGTGAGTTGTTAAGGCAAATTGACCCCATTACCCTTTTTCCCATATAAGATGCACCTCCTTTTTAACTATTCCAACGACCAATGGTTCATTAATTTTCTTTCCACAGTTtcaatgtaaatattttttttcgacTTTCGAAATAAAGCTATTTTACCATACAACGCTGCTAACCACACAGACATTTGTGTACAGATTGTGTACAAATTTTATCGTGAGGTCTATCACAGGTCTACACAAACGATCCGatccgtttattaaatgtaaaatattttttcaatggttcccgtgaaaaatcaactcaattcgatacttataggtgctcaattcaatcatccaactttttattcagattttcgACTGTATCTATACGTATCGGATTGAGACAATTTTTCGCGagaacctttaaaaaaatgtatatttaatgaacggcttggattggGCTTTATCTTGCGTTCTAGACTGGTTTTATCCGGTGGTGGTCTGTCATTGCTTGGGGTGGTGGCCGGTGACCGATGTTGGCAGCGGTGCTTTTGGTTTTGTTGAGAGTTAGGGTAGGTTTTGGGCCATGGGCTTAAAGGTTTGATAGCTGGGCAATATAAGGCCACAGGTGCTTCGGCTAGGCCGTTTGTATTGGAACTCAGGGTCTTTTGGGGTTTGCCCTTGGGTGTTGCGGGATTTGGCCCTCtaggtgttttttctttttttaaatcattggtTGGATCCCCTCTCTTAACTTGATGTATCCATTATCAAATTTTTCTTAGTAAATTTTTTGTCGTTTAAATA is a window encoding:
- the LOC131315742 gene encoding crocetin glucosyltransferase, chloroplastic-like; the encoded protein is MAHHHFLLVSYPAQGHINPSLQFAKYLVRRGVQVTFVTSVSAQRRISTNGIETPDGLKFAPYSDGRDGGRKSGDDGSNLFSETRSNSSERFRDIIATSAKEGCPVTCLVYNFLFPWAAKVARDYCVPSSLLWIQPAAVLGIYYYYFNGYEEAIAKSSNDPSWSVELPGLPPLHARDLPTFMVSSTSDRASLQIFKELIDTLDDSETTPTILVNTFNALEPEALKVIEKYNLIAIGPLIPSAFLGGRDPLDNSFRGDLFQKTKDYTEWLNSKPESSVVYVSFGTMLNVQKEQMEEVARGLLGTGRPFLWVIRAKENREEEKEEDRLSCMEELEQQGKIVPWCSQLEVLSHPSLGCFVTHCGWNSTLESLATGVPLVAFPHWSDQGTNARMMADMWRIGVRVTKNEEGIVTSGEVKRCIEIVMGGEEIGEEMRRNAKKWKDSAIKAVKEGGSSNENLKAFLDEFGGD